AGCCTACAGCCTACAGCCTACAGCCTACAGCCTACAGCCTACAGCCTACAGCCTACAGCCTACAGCCTACAGCCTACCCCCTCATCGCCTTCACCGCGTCGATCAAGGTGTTCAGAGACTCGCGACTCTGACGCGGATTAATCGGGAAAGTCACCAGCCGCTCCGCCATGGTCTCTGCGACGGGGAACTGCCCCCGGGTGTAACCGCGATTCTGGAAGGCGGTGGACCAGTGGAGTGGGATGTAATGGAATCCGATGTGGATCTGCTTCTCGTGGCGCATACGGTAGATGAAGTCTTCCTTGTTTACGCCAAAGACCGCAGGATCAATCATGACAGGATAGAGATGGAAGACGTGCTTGTGTTCCGGCAGTACCGTCGGCAGGGTAAGTCCGGGCACATCTCTCAGATGCTCCGTGAGATACGCCGCGTTGTCGATCCGGCGCTGGTTCAGGACATCGGCCTTTTTCAACTGCTCGGTGCCCACGGCGGCCTGGATATCGGTCATGCGATAGTTGTAGCCACAGTCGTCGAAGTCCTGCCACCAGAACTTCTTGTCCATGGGGAACTTGTCGGGATCCAGCGCGCAGTACTTGGTGTTGCCACCATGAACCCGTGTGCAGTGGGAACGATAGAGTGAGACACGCTCGAAAATTTCCGGATCGTTGGTGACGACCATGCCGCCTTCGCCGAGGGTGGAGATGTTCTTCTGCTCGTGAAAACTGAAGCAACCCGCCGCGCCCATGGAACCCGCCATGCGGCCCTTGTACTGCCCGCCGATGGTGTGACACGAGTCCTCCACCACCGGGATGCCGTGCTTGTCGGCTATGGCGAGAATGGCGTCCATATCGGCACATTGGCCGTAGAGGTGCACGGGGATGATCGCCTTCGTGTCCGGCGTAATGGCCGCTTCGAGCTGGGCGGGATCGAGGTTGAAGGTCACGGGATCCACGTCGACAAAGTCGATTTCGGCGCCAAGGGTCACCGGGACCGCCGCTGTGGCAATCCACGTCATCGGCGTGGTGATGACGCGGTCGCCGGG
This window of the Candidatus Hydrogenedentota bacterium genome carries:
- a CDS encoding DegT/DnrJ/EryC1/StrS family aminotransferase gives rise to the protein MNDELTIKFGSQYGPEEEAALLRVLRDNAPTCGNACVDFEKEFAEYCGTKYARAVSNGTAALFLSMVGLGIKPGDRVITTPMTWIATAAVPVTLGAEIDFVDVDPVTFNLDPAQLEAAITPDTKAIIPVHLYGQCADMDAILAIADKHGIPVVEDSCHTIGGQYKGRMAGSMGAAGCFSFHEQKNISTLGEGGMVVTNDPEIFERVSLYRSHCTRVHGGNTKYCALDPDKFPMDKKFWWQDFDDCGYNYRMTDIQAAVGTEQLKKADVLNQRRIDNAAYLTEHLRDVPGLTLPTVLPEHKHVFHLYPVMIDPAVFGVNKEDFIYRMRHEKQIHIGFHYIPLHWSTAFQNRGYTRGQFPVAETMAERLVTFPINPRQSRESLNTLIDAVKAMRG